Proteins encoded in a region of the Elaeis guineensis isolate ETL-2024a chromosome 7, EG11, whole genome shotgun sequence genome:
- the LOC105048724 gene encoding probable plastid-lipid-associated protein 4, chloroplastic produces the protein MALASSFPPSSLPALPHSPRSLHLVSSQVSFPSPRKPAGTDGLSVAPSPLPDEAALRWRTRVSFFQPFIKKKGKSREALKDELFEAIAPLDRGAEASPEDQERVDQIARELEAVNSVKEPLKSDLLNGKWELLYTTSRSILQTQRPKFLRPNGKIYQAINVDTLRAQNMETWPYFNQVTANLVPLNARRVAVRFDTFKIFGLIPIKAPGRGRGELEITYLDEEIRISRGDKGNLFILKMVDPTYRVPV, from the exons CTTCTTCTTTCCCTCCCTCCTCCCTCCCAGCCCTCCCTCACTCTCCCAGAAGCCTCCATCTCGTTTCTTCTCAGGTATCCTTCCCCTCGCCCAGAAAACCAGCGGGCACGGACGGCCTGTCGGTGGCCCCTTCTCCACTCCCCGACGAGGCCGCGCTGAGATGGAGGACCAGGGTCTCCTTCTTCCAGCCCTTTATCAAGAAGAAGGGCAAGAGCCGGGAGGCGCTCAAGGATGAGCTCTTTGAGGCGATCGCTCCTCTTGATCGCGGCGCTGAGGCCAGTCCCGAGGACCAAGAGAGGGTCGATCAG ATTGCACGGGAACTGGAAGCAGTCAATTCAGTTAAAGAGCCACTCAAATCGGATTTGCTTAATGGAAAATGGGAGCTCCTATATACAACTTCAAGGTCAATTTTGCAAACTCAG AGGCCAAAATTTTTACGGCCAAATGGAAAGATCTACCAGGCCATCAATGTTGACACATTAAGAGCCCAGAATATGGAAACTTGGCCTTACTTCAACCAG GTAACAGCCAACTTGGTGCCTCTCAATGCTCGAAGAGTAGCTGTCagatttgatactttcaaaatatttggtttg ATACCTATAAAAGCACCTGGAAGAGGCCGTGGtgaattagaaattacttacttAGATGAAGAGATTCG GATTTCCAGGGGTGACAAGGGGAACCTGTTCATATTGAAGATGGTTGATCCAACATACAGGGTCCCTGTCTGA